The DNA region GAGCTTCCGGTCCCGCCCCGGCGCGGAGCCTCCTACAGCTCCACCAGGACCGCGGTCGCGTCGTCGTGGGTCTTGCCGCGCCCCAGGAAGACGCGGCCGGTGTCGGCCCGCTCCAGCTCCCTGACGCGGTCGATCAGCCCCTGCGGCCCCGCCTTGCGCAGCAGCCCCAGCGTGGCCGTCCAGTCCCCCTCCCCGAACGTCTCCGTCCAGCGGCTCGCCCCGTCGGTGAGAGCCGCCAGGGACCGCACCCGCTCCCGGGGCGTCTCGCCGGTCACCGCGCGCGACACCACCTCGGGGTCCGCCGCGGCCGTGAAGAAGCCGCCCTCCTTGTTCCGGGTCCGTGCGTCCGTGATCGCCTCGGAGGCCAGGGAGCCGGACGGAAGCCGGTCGAGGCGGTCGTCGAGGACCGGGCGGACCGTGCCGTCGGGTGCCTCCAGGAGCAGGGCCGAGTCGGAGAGCACCAGGTGTTCGACGCGCCGCGCGTCCCAGCGCGCCAGGACCACCGTCGCCTGCGGTGTGCGTGCGTGAGAAAGGTCACACGAGGAGCGATGGGCGTCCGCGGTGCGTCGGATGGACGCGGCGAGAATCCCGGTGAGCGTCAGATCCCGACGGGATGCCGCCAGTTCGGTCAGCGAGCCGCCCAGCCGGGCGGTGAACCACGGCACCGAGTGCACACATCCGTCGTCTCCCTGCGGCGGTGTGACGCCGTCGAGGACGACGAGGACGCCGCCCAGGCCGGATGCCGGGACGGCCGTCGATGCCCAGTCCTCGTTGGGGCGTTCGGGGCGGCCCGGTTCGGTGGCGAGTTCGATGCGCATCAGGCCAGTCTGCCCGATGCCCCCACCGGTTCCGCGCACCGCCGGGATCGCTCCGTACCAGCAGGTCAGCGTGGCCCGCCGGGGCCCGAAGGGGCGGAACGGCGGACCTGCGGGCGGGCATCTTGCCAAAGCCCGGGCGGAAGTTCCACCTGGTGGCCCGCGCATGACCGGGAGCGGCGCTGGGGAGACTTGTTCGCCAACTCCGGAGTGATGTTCACTCGTTCGAGTGGCGGAGCGGTTGATGCGCGCCCCCCTCTCAGAAGCGCTGGAATGGTCGGAAGCCGTACCAGGGGTGGGGGCGCCCTCAGACGTGACCCCGCGTCATCTCTGCTTCATGGGTGGACGAGTCAAGATTGCGAGCACCGGTGCAGAAGAAGCGGCCTCGGAGCAAGGACGGCACGCGCGAGGGGTCCGAGGCGACGCCTCCGGCCGTGGGCGCGGGCAGGCGGACCGTACGGGTACGCAGCAGGCTGGTCGCCGGCGTCGCCGTCGTCGGGATCACCGTGATCGCCGCGGGCGCCCCGGGCGCCCTCGGTGCCTCCGCGGACCTCACCGAGTCCCAGCGGCTGGTCACCCGCGCCGAACTGAACCAGCAGGCGGTCTCCCTCGCGCACTCCCTGGCGGACGAGCGCGACGAGGTCGTCGCGCTCATCGCGGCCGGCCGTGACCAAGGCGGCGAGGAGGGCGAGGACGGCGAGCGCGGTTTCGCCGACGTCGCCGCACGCGTCGACCGGCAGGTGGACGAGATCAGCCCGGACGCGTCCGCTGCGCTGCGCCGCGACCTCTCCACCCTCCCCTCGCTGCGCCGCGAGGCCCTCACCGGCAAGGGCTCGGCGATGGAGGCGTTCCAGGCGTACTCCGAGGTCATCGCCAAGCTCCACGGCCTCGCCGAAGAGCTCGCCGCGAAGACCCCGCCGCGCGCCGCCGACGCCACCCGTGCCCCGCTCGCCCTCGCCACCGCCGTGGAGCAGGCGTCCGCGACCCGTGGCCTGCTCCTGGCCGCCCTCGCCGTGCCCGGCACGAAGCCGTCCGAGCCGGTGACCGATCCCTGGACCGGGCTCCCGGTCCAGGGGCAGGACGAGAGCGGCGGCGAGGACGCCCGCACCCGTGACGAACTGAGCGGCGCCGCCCAGCAGGCCCGGGTGCGGGAACTCGCCGCGCTTGCCGACTTCGACCAGGCGGCCAGGCCGGCGGTCCGTGACCGGCTCGCCTCCACGGTCACCGGCCCCGAGGTCAACACCGCGGAGAAGTACCTCACCCGGCTGGCCGACAGCCCCGTACTGTCCGACGCGGACCGCCGTTCCGACCCGGAGAAGGTGGCGAGCGCGCTCTCCGCCCGGGTCGACCGGATGCGCAGCGCCGAGTCCGCCCTGGGAACCGACCAGGTCGAGCGCCTGGAGCAGCTGCGGGACGACGACGTCACGGCCCTCGAGCTCCGGCTGGCCCTGCTCGGTGCCTGTCTGCTGATCGCGGTCGGCGTCTCCACGGCCGTCGCCCGCACCCTCACCCAGCCGCTCGCCGTCCTGCGGCTCGGCGCCGGCCGGATCGCGGCCGAGCCCGAGACGGCCGAGCCGGTCCGCTACACGGGGCGCAACGACGAGTTCGCGCAGGTCGTACGGTCCATCAACTCCCTGCACGCCAAGCTGCACGACGGCCGCGACCGGGATGCCGCGGGCGGGCCGGAGGCACTGGAGGCCGAGGGCGGGCAATCGCTCGCCGCCCAGGAGGCCCTCACCCTCGAACGGGACGGACTGCGGACACAGGTCACCGAGCTGGCCGGGCAGCTGGAGCAGCTGAAGAACACCGTCCACCACACCTTCGTCAACCTGTCGCTGCGCACCCTCGGCCTCGTCGAGCGCCAGCTCGCGGTCATCGAGGGGCTGGAGGAGCGCGAGCAGGACGCGGAACGCCTCGCCACGCTCTTCAAGCTGGACCACATGGCCACCGTCATGCGGCGCCACAGCGAGAGCCTGATGGTCCTCGCGGGGGCCGAGCACAACCAGGGGCATGCGGGCCCGATCCCGCTGGTGGACGTCCTGCGGGCCGCCGTCAGCGAGATCGAGCGGTACGAACGGGTCACCATCCAGTCCCTGCCGCCGCACGCCCAGATCGCCGGCTTCGCCGCCGACGACCTGAG from Streptomyces sp. NBC_01754 includes:
- a CDS encoding sensor histidine kinase; translated protein: MQKKRPRSKDGTREGSEATPPAVGAGRRTVRVRSRLVAGVAVVGITVIAAGAPGALGASADLTESQRLVTRAELNQQAVSLAHSLADERDEVVALIAAGRDQGGEEGEDGERGFADVAARVDRQVDEISPDASAALRRDLSTLPSLRREALTGKGSAMEAFQAYSEVIAKLHGLAEELAAKTPPRAADATRAPLALATAVEQASATRGLLLAALAVPGTKPSEPVTDPWTGLPVQGQDESGGEDARTRDELSGAAQQARVRELAALADFDQAARPAVRDRLASTVTGPEVNTAEKYLTRLADSPVLSDADRRSDPEKVASALSARVDRMRSAESALGTDQVERLEQLRDDDVTALELRLALLGACLLIAVGVSTAVARTLTQPLAVLRLGAGRIAAEPETAEPVRYTGRNDEFAQVVRSINSLHAKLHDGRDRDAAGGPEALEAEGGQSLAAQEALTLERDGLRTQVTELAGQLEQLKNTVHHTFVNLSLRTLGLVERQLAVIEGLEEREQDAERLATLFKLDHMATVMRRHSESLMVLAGAEHNQGHAGPIPLVDVLRAAVSEIERYERVTIQSLPPHAQIAGFAADDLSHLVAELLENATTFSPPDSAVELSGWLLETGDVMLSVQDEGIGMSAARMTELNARLADPASFEAGEQTADGAGLGLQVTSLLAARHGVRVQLRERKGSGVTVVLVLPQSLLPKAPPAASPTTAQLPGDAPALSLPGSVAEANSNTLPSRSAERDVDPLIAAAERALEESGTDASTDADAGASAEAGTPVPEEAPDAPAAAQKDAPPAGPTAPDDEAEVPDAEDPAQDDEPGDDPADTPHVPAPDAPGTSGAAPAVPGGGRDSRTDVERDSETTMQVRLPSPQRSPDPYAIGPDRHERAADTGRAAPGAPPSAAGALPGPRPPAGPVAEAPDAGPEEEAPDAAAVPERLTDKGLPKRTPRIVTSPGASAAEPKGTLDRNALRHRLGGFHQGAKDGRRDVETELAENTSGTDETTGDTVEEARS